A genome region from Thermococcus gorgonarius includes the following:
- a CDS encoding YchF/TatD family DNA exonuclease: MIDAHAHVEMFKGKAPEIVEESRKRLKAVVDSITEYRKFHVWKSWELLRPYFGFIHPTLGYAPNEARRGNWEKVGRVEAFIREHAGEIVALGEIGLDFYYAKTEEERRNQREIFHHFLGLAVELDLPVVLHAREAEREVFEAIQRAGVRAYFHSYSGPKELALEIAENGHIIGINTGIDFIPEVREAAEVLPLENIVVETDSPYMSPYKGEKNYPWNVEYAVRRIAELKGLQFEEVEKVTERNAARFFGLKL, from the coding sequence ATGATAGACGCCCACGCCCACGTTGAGATGTTCAAGGGAAAAGCACCGGAAATCGTAGAGGAGAGCAGGAAGCGCCTTAAAGCGGTTGTCGATTCCATCACGGAATACCGGAAGTTCCACGTCTGGAAGAGCTGGGAGCTTCTGAGGCCCTACTTCGGCTTCATCCACCCAACCCTCGGCTACGCGCCGAACGAAGCAAGGAGGGGCAACTGGGAGAAGGTCGGGAGGGTTGAAGCCTTCATCCGTGAGCACGCCGGTGAGATAGTCGCCCTCGGCGAGATTGGGCTTGACTTCTACTACGCGAAGACCGAGGAAGAAAGAAGGAACCAAAGAGAGATTTTCCACCACTTTCTAGGCCTTGCGGTCGAGCTCGACCTCCCGGTAGTCCTCCACGCGAGGGAAGCGGAGCGGGAGGTCTTTGAAGCCATTCAAAGGGCCGGCGTTAGGGCCTACTTCCACTCCTACAGCGGGCCAAAGGAGCTCGCGCTTGAAATAGCCGAGAACGGACACATAATCGGCATAAACACGGGGATAGACTTCATTCCAGAAGTTAGGGAGGCGGCTGAGGTTCTTCCACTTGAGAACATCGTTGTGGAAACTGATTCTCCGTACATGAGTCCCTACAAGGGCGAAAAGAACTACCCCTGGAACGTTGAGTACGCGGTTAGGAGGATAGCAGAGCTTAAAGGGCTGCAGTTTGAGGAAGTTGAGAAGGTCACCGAAAGAAACGCGGCCAGGTTTTTTGGACTCAAACTATAA
- a CDS encoding DUF835 domain-containing protein, with the protein MSNLSPELREYMEKVIEALKNRPVKEVLSYAIFNEKDEVEYYRKLAEHAGRESIKVLFIQMAEESQEHYDRLYSLFKKLYPDEEPVKVDAPPVEVAPLYPKFETVDDYLEALEYCMQSELFAKETYEVLALKAENEESRVLFAQLAEMEKDHYLRLKKLYDLLTSFKRQKLLPEELEPGGYLFKDRTKARYLLLDLLPKSKEAHVFTRENPEKTREWFKRDDINIVWVTNLPGKGRISPKMLAESDGFLCGVLEQRNVVVLIENFEILTLITDFRKLFECVSRLRDIAVNSGSYLLVHAKREALGEKEWALLESELEVVD; encoded by the coding sequence ATGTCGAACTTATCACCGGAACTTAGGGAGTACATGGAGAAAGTTATTGAGGCCCTCAAGAATAGGCCCGTCAAGGAGGTACTGAGCTACGCTATCTTCAATGAGAAAGATGAGGTTGAATACTACCGCAAGCTCGCCGAACACGCGGGCAGGGAGAGCATAAAGGTGCTCTTCATCCAGATGGCCGAGGAGAGCCAGGAGCACTACGACAGGCTCTACTCGCTCTTCAAGAAGCTTTACCCGGACGAGGAGCCGGTGAAAGTTGATGCACCTCCGGTGGAGGTTGCTCCCTTATACCCAAAGTTCGAGACGGTGGATGACTACCTCGAGGCCCTGGAGTACTGCATGCAGAGTGAGTTATTCGCCAAAGAGACGTATGAGGTACTCGCTCTAAAGGCTGAAAATGAAGAATCAAGAGTTTTGTTCGCCCAGCTTGCTGAAATGGAAAAGGACCATTACCTCAGGCTTAAGAAGCTTTACGACCTTCTAACGTCCTTCAAACGGCAGAAGCTTTTACCGGAGGAACTTGAGCCCGGCGGGTACCTTTTCAAGGATCGCACTAAGGCCAGGTACCTTCTCTTGGATCTGCTCCCCAAGTCGAAGGAAGCCCATGTGTTTACCAGAGAGAACCCCGAGAAGACTAGAGAGTGGTTCAAGCGTGACGATATTAACATAGTCTGGGTCACAAATCTGCCCGGGAAGGGAAGAATATCCCCCAAGATGCTCGCTGAGTCAGATGGCTTTTTATGCGGTGTTCTTGAGCAGAGGAATGTAGTAGTATTGATCGAGAACTTTGAGATCCTCACACTAATTACCGATTTCAGGAAGTTGTTCGAGTGCGTCTCCAGACTCAGGGACATCGCCGTTAACTCTGGCTCATACCTGCTGGTACATGCGAAGAGGGAAGCTTTGGGGGAGAAGGAGTGGGCTCTCTTGGAGTCCGAGCTTGAGGTAGTGGACTGA
- a CDS encoding DUF504 domain-containing protein: MRKGSVKEVLAKIKYDPRENEGDYYVVIEHRGTYGDVKKIPVEMIELGHGYFFVGEAQIPYHRILKVVRKDGRVIWETRKL, translated from the coding sequence ATGAGGAAGGGCTCCGTCAAGGAAGTCCTGGCAAAGATCAAGTATGACCCACGGGAGAATGAGGGCGACTACTATGTCGTCATAGAGCACAGGGGAACTTACGGAGACGTCAAGAAAATTCCCGTTGAGATGATAGAGCTCGGACACGGGTACTTTTTCGTTGGAGAGGCACAGATCCCATATCACAGAATTCTGAAAGTTGTAAGAAAGGACGGAAGGGTAATCTGGGAGACCAGGAAGCTCTAA
- a CDS encoding MBL fold metallo-hydrolase — translation MKISPIEEFPRDLVPIEIPPHTVMLHGLAWDSNVYLVRDEREALIVDTGTGVNWHVYTGIWKREGYLNGIKRAIIFNTHEHFDHVGGNKALKQWLESRSIGVLFAAHEITAKTLEEGNDYVILAYSYGRKFEPQDVDLKLKDGDRLRIGSLEFELVHTPGHTAGSSCLYLNDGETSIMFTGDTVFKGTVGRTDLPTGDGWELRESLERLSEFEVDFGLPGHGRYIDDWKENLREILGWL, via the coding sequence TTGAAGATAAGCCCCATAGAGGAGTTTCCAAGGGACCTAGTTCCAATCGAGATTCCTCCTCATACGGTAATGCTCCACGGCCTCGCCTGGGACTCAAACGTCTACCTTGTGCGGGATGAAAGGGAGGCCTTGATAGTTGATACGGGTACCGGAGTGAACTGGCACGTTTACACCGGAATCTGGAAGAGGGAGGGTTACCTTAACGGAATAAAAAGGGCAATAATCTTCAACACTCACGAGCATTTTGACCATGTTGGCGGAAACAAAGCGCTGAAACAATGGCTTGAAAGCAGAAGCATCGGAGTCCTCTTCGCCGCCCACGAGATAACCGCAAAAACGCTGGAGGAAGGCAATGACTACGTTATCCTCGCCTACTCCTACGGGCGAAAGTTTGAGCCGCAGGATGTGGATTTAAAGCTCAAAGATGGAGACAGGCTCAGAATCGGCTCTCTGGAGTTTGAGCTGGTCCATACCCCAGGTCACACCGCCGGAAGCTCTTGTCTCTACCTCAACGATGGGGAAACGAGTATTATGTTCACCGGAGATACAGTTTTCAAAGGCACCGTTGGGAGAACTGACCTCCCCACAGGGGACGGCTGGGAGCTGAGGGAGAGCCTTGAGAGGCTTTCCGAGTTCGAGGTGGACTTTGGCCTCCCCGGCCACGGAAGGTACATAGACGACTGGAAGGAGAACCTCAGGGAGATATTGGGGTGGCTCTGA
- a CDS encoding McrC family protein, which produces MTVVDLFEFTPINYTTGKKAEFDEDSKTLVLSENQFGKLEKLNEEIKFLEIGRKTIKPKNFVGVVQIGNLTLQIFPKLLRTSSYDDLESHKTLIMGNLLKMLAVGGEIPVKPSEVAGILSGKAPFLEILISIYSQKLLETLRYHRHYTYRRVEEKLNHVKGQIDFGAYASRWHRRHVIPVRYNDRTMDNLLNRTLKYGAYLMARLTQSHENYLRLRSAMEILDGVPVVPVSVHETYRIHFNRLNAIFKPLVELARVFIAGTAIRLQTGKVETFTFLVPMEKVFESFVAGLLTNSEYEVLPKEFEGSVIKTQHHIGNLLAEGKFWLIPDITIQTTDGMKIIIDTKYKLLDKEDQKLGVSQSDLYQMYAYASHWNADAVVLLYPAISSVIDRKWHFDIKAGRVEKRVPLLIKSLDLGSNFLDEKEWEKFLRKFRVFMDEILGKGRQQLEYGEQEVLVNV; this is translated from the coding sequence GTGACGGTAGTTGACCTCTTTGAGTTTACCCCAATCAACTACACTACCGGGAAAAAGGCAGAGTTCGATGAGGACTCAAAAACTCTGGTCCTTTCTGAAAACCAGTTCGGCAAGCTCGAAAAGCTTAACGAGGAAATCAAGTTCCTCGAAATCGGCCGAAAGACTATCAAGCCCAAGAACTTCGTTGGAGTGGTTCAGATCGGTAATCTAACTCTCCAGATTTTCCCGAAATTGCTGAGAACGAGCTCCTATGATGACCTTGAGTCCCACAAGACACTCATAATGGGAAACCTGCTGAAAATGCTTGCTGTAGGAGGGGAGATCCCAGTAAAGCCCTCTGAAGTAGCAGGAATTCTTTCGGGGAAAGCCCCGTTCCTCGAGATCCTTATCTCAATTTATTCCCAGAAGCTCCTTGAAACACTGCGCTACCACAGACATTATACTTACAGACGTGTTGAGGAGAAGTTAAATCATGTTAAGGGGCAGATAGACTTTGGGGCCTATGCATCAAGGTGGCACAGGAGGCACGTTATCCCTGTTAGGTACAACGACAGGACAATGGATAACCTTCTGAACAGAACCTTAAAGTACGGAGCCTACTTAATGGCCCGCCTCACGCAGTCCCACGAGAATTACCTGAGATTAAGGAGTGCCATGGAAATCCTCGATGGTGTTCCGGTGGTTCCGGTAAGCGTTCATGAAACGTACCGGATTCACTTTAACAGGCTCAACGCCATCTTCAAGCCCTTGGTTGAACTTGCGAGGGTATTCATCGCCGGAACTGCCATTCGTCTCCAGACCGGAAAGGTGGAAACTTTCACGTTCTTAGTGCCGATGGAGAAGGTGTTCGAGAGTTTTGTAGCCGGACTGCTAACCAACAGCGAGTATGAAGTATTGCCCAAGGAGTTCGAGGGAAGTGTTATCAAAACACAGCACCACATTGGGAACCTACTTGCCGAGGGTAAATTCTGGCTGATCCCCGACATCACAATACAGACGACGGATGGGATGAAAATAATAATCGACACCAAGTACAAGCTTCTCGATAAAGAAGACCAAAAGCTGGGGGTTTCTCAGTCTGACTTGTACCAGATGTACGCTTATGCATCTCACTGGAATGCGGATGCTGTTGTCCTGCTCTATCCGGCTATTTCCAGCGTGATTGATAGGAAGTGGCACTTTGACATCAAAGCTGGGCGAGTAGAAAAGAGGGTTCCACTCCTTATTAAGAGTTTGGACTTGGGATCAAACTTTCTTGATGAGAAAGAGTGGGAGAAGTTCCTAAGAAAATTTAGGGTATTTATGGATGAGATACTCGGTAAGGGGAGACAGCAATTGGAGTATGGAGAACAGGAGGTGTTGGTGAATGTGTGA